One segment of Xanthomonas oryzae pv. oryzae DNA contains the following:
- a CDS encoding twin transmembrane helix small protein: protein MNDSLKTLLIVAFLIVILWNLGAGLYYLLTDRGETKRTVNALTWRIGLSVALIAIVILGIYTGWIKPHGLGR, encoded by the coding sequence GTGAACGATTCGCTCAAGACGCTGCTGATTGTCGCCTTCCTGATCGTGATTCTGTGGAACCTGGGCGCCGGCCTCTACTACCTACTCACCGACCGCGGCGAGACCAAGCGCACCGTCAACGCACTGACCTGGCGCATCGGTCTATCGGTTGCGTTGATCGCCATCGTGATCCTCGGCATCTATACCGGCTGGATCAAGCCGCATGGACTGGGCCGCTAA
- a CDS encoding cytochrome c oxidase subunit 3 — translation MADHSPNANAYFVPSQSKWPFVGSIAMFVMMIGVASWLNDAAWGRWTFFTGVAMLLATLFMWFGDVIRESNAGHYNRQVDGSFRMGMVWFIFSEVMFFCAFFGALFYTRVLTLPWLGGEGDGVMTNELLWNGYSAAWPTNGPGTIGGQFQTIPAWGLPLINTLILLSSGVTLTIAHHALKGGRRGALLLWLGMTVLLGCVFLFLQAEEYIHAYTELNLTLGSGIYGSTFFMLTGFHGMHVLLGTIMLAVMWLRAAKGHFTRDSHFAFEAAAWYWHFVDVVWLALFLFVYVL, via the coding sequence ATGGCCGACCACAGTCCCAATGCCAACGCGTATTTCGTCCCGAGCCAGAGCAAATGGCCCTTTGTCGGGTCGATTGCGATGTTCGTGATGATGATCGGCGTGGCCAGCTGGCTCAACGATGCGGCATGGGGGCGGTGGACGTTCTTCACTGGCGTGGCAATGCTGCTGGCGACCTTGTTCATGTGGTTTGGCGATGTCATTCGCGAATCCAACGCCGGGCATTACAACCGCCAGGTAGATGGTTCGTTCCGCATGGGGATGGTGTGGTTCATCTTTTCCGAGGTGATGTTCTTCTGCGCCTTCTTCGGCGCGCTGTTCTACACGCGCGTGCTGACGTTGCCCTGGCTGGGTGGCGAAGGCGATGGCGTGATGACCAACGAACTGTTGTGGAACGGTTATTCCGCTGCTTGGCCGACCAATGGCCCGGGCACGATTGGCGGGCAATTCCAGACCATTCCGGCCTGGGGCCTGCCGCTGATCAATACGCTGATCCTGCTCAGCTCAGGGGTGACCTTGACCATCGCCCACCATGCACTCAAGGGCGGCCGCCGCGGCGCGTTGCTGTTGTGGCTGGGCATGACCGTGCTGCTGGGCTGCGTGTTCCTGTTCCTGCAGGCAGAGGAATACATCCACGCCTACACCGAGCTCAATCTCACCCTTGGCTCGGGCATCTACGGCTCGACCTTCTTCATGCTCACCGGCTTCCACGGCATGCATGTGCTGCTGGGCACCATCATGCTGGCAGTGATGTGGCTACGCGCCGCGAAGGGGCACTTCACTCGCGACAGCCACTTCGCTTTCGAAGCAGCCGCGTGGTACTGGCACTTCGTCGACGTGGTGTGGCTGGCGCTGTTCCTGTTCGTATATGTCCTTTGA
- a CDS encoding cytochrome c oxidase assembly protein has product MSARLHTHAPTAGLFKLLGVVLGVFVLTFSLVPLYRIACEKVFGIRMERAPGSSHANAGAPPAAGKRTVRVEFDGGVNSKLPWTFHPEQMTMDVVPGELNEALYFARNDGARALVGSAVPSVAPSRASGYFNKTECFCFTAQTLQAGETRDMPLRFIVDPALPPEVTTITLSYTFYRNDALTSELQGAGTSAAPRAAP; this is encoded by the coding sequence GTGAGTGCACGCCTGCACACACACGCACCGACGGCAGGCTTGTTCAAGCTGCTAGGCGTGGTGTTGGGCGTGTTTGTGCTGACGTTCTCTCTGGTGCCGCTGTACCGCATCGCCTGCGAGAAGGTGTTTGGAATCCGCATGGAGCGTGCGCCCGGCAGTAGCCATGCGAACGCGGGCGCGCCACCCGCCGCCGGCAAGCGCACGGTGCGTGTGGAGTTCGATGGCGGGGTCAACTCTAAATTGCCGTGGACCTTCCATCCCGAGCAGATGACGATGGATGTGGTGCCGGGCGAACTCAACGAAGCGCTTTATTTCGCGCGCAACGATGGCGCGCGGGCTCTGGTGGGCAGTGCAGTGCCATCGGTGGCACCTTCGCGTGCGTCGGGCTACTTCAACAAGACCGAATGCTTCTGCTTCACCGCGCAGACGCTGCAGGCCGGTGAAACGCGGGACATGCCGCTGCGTTTCATCGTCGACCCCGCACTGCCGCCGGAAGTCACCACGATCACTTTGTCTTACACGTTCTATCGCAACGACGCGCTGACCTCGGAACTGCAGGGCGCTGGTACGTCCGCCGCGCCGCGTGCCGCACCCTGA